The Lewinellaceae bacterium DNA window GTACTGAAGCATCGTGGACAGCAAAAACGCCCAAAGAAGCTAATTTACTGGGTTATGAAGGATTGGAAACGCAGGCCATAGCAGGCCTTAACGTACACCGGATGGTGGTTGACCGGTCCTGGATCGAATCCATGCCCGTCTATAAGGATCTGTTTGATAAAGCATTTCCAGAAATGGTGGAAAACGAGCGTTATCACCGCATTACAGCAGGATTGGCTATTGCTGCATACGAGAGAACACTGTTGTCCAATCAAGCCCCGTTTCAAAAGTGGTTGCAAGGTGATGACTCAGCGCTCACCACCGAAGAAAAGGAAGGTGCTGTGTTGTTTTTCGGTAAAGCGAATTGTGTGTCCTGCCATACCGGACCAGCATTGAACAGTATGGCATTCTACGCCCTTGGAATTGATGACCTTGCAGGCAGTGGCGTTTATGGTAATTTTGAAGAAGATAAAACCAACTTCGGAAGGGGAGGATTTACAGGAAAAGAAGAGGACATGTTCAAATTTAAAGTACCTCAGCTTTACAACCTGGCAGATGTTAAATTTTTTGGTCACGGCGGCACCTTTAAAAGCCTTGAAGAGATTATTCAGTATAAGAACGCAGCCCAGCCGACCAATCACAACGTTCCGGCTAATCAGTTGGCAAAAGATTTTCAACCTTTAGGTTTAACGCCCAAAGAGGTGCAGGCTATCGCGACTTTTATTCGTGATGGTCTCTATGACAGTAACCTGAAACGGTATGTTCCTCAAACACTACCTTCAGGTTACTGTTTTCCTAACAACGACCTCCAATCAAAAGCGGATATGGGCTGTAATTGATCTCGTTTTATTTGGCCTGAACTTGCATCGCCAGTTGAAACAATTGATCAATCCCTGAGGCATATACAGGGTAATCGTTCTTATCATTAAGTTGGTCAGCTATCAGTTCTTCAATTTTGCGTATGGTCATTTCGATCACCTTCCACGGCTTGTAATCAGTGGCAATAAATTCTTTATAGGCTTCCTTGTAGAGTGCTATTCCCTTTTCCGGTTCTCCAATCAGGGTTTGAATGATACCCAGGCCCATGGCCGGCACCAGTATCATGACCACATCACCTGAATTACGGCCATTTTCGATGGCCTCCCGGAAGTAACTGATGGCTTTTGAGTAATTGTTCATCCACATATGACAGAATGCGGCGCCCACCAATGCCCATCCGTTAGTTGCCTTAAAACTGGACTGGACATAGCGGACTAAACTTTCTTCATAAAAAGGCAAAGCCTTTTGCGGATCACCCAGCGCCAGCAAAGTTGCTGCTTTTACCACATAGGTTACGGAAAGATACATTTCATATCCTTGCCTGCACAGTGCTTCAGCTTCATCCAACAATTGAAATGCCTCTGCAAGTCTGTTTTGTGCAAGACGGAACTCTGCTAAAAATGTTTTGGAGAGAATCTGGCTGAACCGCTCATTGCTTGCTTTACCCAGGTCAATAGCCTGCAGGAACCACCGCTCCGTGTCAGGATGGTTGATACTTAATCCGGACATCCCCATGTAAGCATATCCAATGGCTTGTCCCCGCTTGTCCTGTAATGAGGTAAAAGCGTTTACACTGATTTGGAGTTCTTTGACGGCCTGGTCAAAACGGCCAGAAAGGTATCGAATCAATCCTTTTATCTGTATAGCACGTCCAAACAGGGCCTGGTCTTCACCGGATAAATCATCGATGGGGTAGTTGATCCGGATATTTGCCCGGTCCATCCATTCTACCGCTTCGCTGATTTTACCTACCGAGAGCCAATACATGGACAGTGCTCCCGGAAATTTCCAGGCAGTGCGCCAGTCTTCGAACCGGATAGCCAGGTTAAATGCAGCCCGGATGTTTTCAAATTCTTCGTTGATAATCTGTACATAGGAGAAATCACTAAGTCCCCGCAGGAGCGGATCGTATTTTTGGGTTAGATCAGCATAATACTGGTAGTAATTTTTCAATTTGTCCTGCTGTTCTCCTGCTTTATTAAAGCCTTCGGTTGCATATTCCCGGATGGTCATCAGCCAGTCGTATCGAAGCTGATAAGGTGAAAACTTACGGTATATGAGTCCCAGATCAATCATCCGGTCCATGATGTCCATTGGCATGATTTCGCCAAAAAATCGGGTTTGTAGCTGGGCAACTGCCTCGAGCGTCCATCCGCCATGGTAGATGGCCAGCGAATAGAAAAATTGCCGCTCATTTTCGGATAGTAGCTGAACACTCCAGTCTATGGTATTTCGAAGGGTCTTTTGCCGGGTGGGAAGGTTTACCGGGCCTTGTGCCGCCAGGTCAAGGGATGAATGAATCATCCTGATCATCATCGAAGGATTCACATACCGGGTTCTAAGTGCTGCCAGCTCAATAGCCAGGGGCAAACCATCCAACTGATTACAGATTTTCTGGATGGCCAGCATATCCTCCTTTCCAAATGCCATACGGGGGTTTACTTCCCTGACCCGTTGGATAAAAAGTTGAACAGCCGGGTTATCTTCCAGCTTTTCAGGTTGAATATCTGCAGGTGTCGGCAAAGGCTCCAGGGGGTAGATTTGTTCATATCGAAGGTGTAAGGGCGTACGGCTGGTAATCAGCAAATGTACCCGTGGACAACGCTGAATGAGATCGCCGATGAAATGCGAACTTTCCGTGATTTGTTCCATGTTATCCAGTACCAGCAGCATTTCTTTATCACTTAGCCAGGACATCAGTGTCTCACTGACGGCTTGCTTGCCACTATCCATGATGGGTAAGCTGCGGCTTATGGCTGCCGGGACGAGACCTGGCTCCGAAATGGCTTCGAGGCCTACAAAGACCACACCATTGGAGAAGTTGGTTTTTAACTGGCGGGCCGTCTCTATGGCGAGCCTGGTTTTGCCGGTCCCCCCAGCGCCACAGATGGTTATCAGCCGGCATTGAGCGGATGTAAACATTTCCCGTAACTGCTCAATATCCTTCTGCCTTCCAATGAGGGCATCGGCCATGGTCGGCACATCAAATTTATAGTAGGACGGAGGCTGATCGTCCTGATTATTTGACTGAAAATGCTCTGACAACATGATTGCCAGGTCATTTTCTACGAGGTCGAGTAATTCTTCCTGACTGGTGAAAGGTCGGTAGCACAGGGCATTGCTCGACTGAATTTCCTCCAGCAGATGATTCAGGCGCAGCTCTCTTTCTGAGGCCTGCTTTACGTAGATAAGTTTGGGTTTGTCCAGAGCGATTCGATATTCATCTTCAAGCCCGGAGATGTTCATATCAGGAGCTACCCAGCCGTATTTCTGCCAATAAACACCTACAAAAACGTCACTTTGGTTGAGGTAATCACGGTAAAGGTCCTGCGGAGGATGATGCCGGGCACTTAATTCAAACAATACCGGGATCAGGCGTAGCTTTTCAATGGCTTGTTTTACGGCTTGTCGTTCGACAGCCAGCTCATGCAGCGTAGAGCTTACGAAAACCCGAACCCTCTGATCAGGAGTGCGAATCATGCCAGATCATGGAGTTTTAGCACTCCACAACGAAAATTAGAAAGAAAATTGATTTGTTGAACGCTTAACTACGATAAGTTCACTTAAGGGAATCAATCCTGGATATTCCTAATCCAGATGTTCCGGAATGCCATGAAGTTCCCGTGGTCCTGCAATTGTAAGGGTAAATTTCCATGCGCTGAGTATTCCGGATCACCGATGTACAACGTGTTGCCTTTGATCTCAAAATGATTTTCAACCAGAACGCCATTTTGTACAACTGTTACATAGGCAGGTTTGGTGAGTTTACCCATGGCGTCAAACTGCGGAGCATTGTAATAGATATCATAAGATTGCCAGTCACCGGGAGGCAGGCAGGCATTTACCTGGGGTATGGCTTGCTTGTAAATGGAAGCCGCCTGACCATTACTATAGGTGCGGTTGCGGTAGTTATCCAGAACCTGAACTTCATACCTGGACTGGAGAAATACCCCACTGTTACCGCGTTCCTGACTGTGTTTGCCGGCTGTATCAATCGGAGTCTTCCACTCGAGATGCAGCTGACAACTGCCAAATGAAGCTTTGGTCTGAATAGGGCCAGATCCTGGTTTGACCATGACATAGCCCTCCATTACCATCCAGGGTGCCGGGCTCTTGTCCCTGACACTTTCCCAGGCATCAAGATTTTTACCATCAAAAAGAACGATCGCATCGGAAGGCGGCTGATTGCCCACTCCTGGTGTTACCACCGGAGGTACTGGCTCCCACACCTCCGTTTCTTCCGGTTTACGCTGTTGACCAAATACATCCGCATAGGCCAAGTTAAAGATCAGCAACGTGAAAATTAATTTTACGGTTATGGTTACGTTTTGTGCTTTAATCGCTCTCATCCTTCAATTTTAAGCCTTTAATTTAGCGAACCAACAACAATATTATGTGGTATATCCTGGTAACATCGAAAAAAAAATCATTCTGGCACCTTGCAGTCGTATTTCTTTTGGGTCTTTTATCCTGTGCGCCAAAGCCGAATGGACCGGTAACCATTCCTGTTCACACGGGTACGGAAGCGCTACTTAATCCCGCCCTTAAACCATTTTACCACGGTGTAGCTTCCGGAGATCCTACCCAGCATGGAGTGATCCTCTGGACCAGGATAACCCCTGATAACTTCATGAAACACATTGATGTGGAATGGGAGCTGGCAACGGACCGGCATTGTGAAGAAATCGTCCAGTCCGGTACGGTAAGAACTTCACCGGATAAGGATTATACAGTACACATTCCTGTCACAGCGCTGACCCCCGGGCAATATTATTACTACCGGTTCAGGAGTTTGGGAGTGCAGTCGGTGATCGGCCGGACCAGGACGATGCCCGAGGAACTTGTCCCGGAGATGAATTTGGCGGTAGTCAGTTGTTCGAACTATGAGGCAGGCTATTTTAATGCGTATGGTCTGATTGCTGAAATTGATGACATCGCAGCAGTGGTTCATCTGGGCGACTACATTTACGAATATGGCACTGGAGTATATGGGAATAAGGCATTGAACCGTAAAAATATCCCTCCCTATGAGATATTTCGTCTTAACGATTACCGGACACGGTATGCGCAGTATCATCTCGATCCCGACCTGATGCGCCTGCATCAGATGGTACCCTTCATCACGATCTGGGATGATCATGAAATTGCCAATAATTCCTATACCACCGGCGCCAAAAACCATCAGCCGGAAGAAGGCGATTACAATTTGCGGAAAGAGGCCGCCGAACAAGCTTATTACGAATGGCTTCCCATCACCCCGGATCTGAAACACCTATATCGCTCCACCGATCTCGGGGCACTGGGGACACTCTATATGCTGGACGAGCGCCTCACTGCGCGTACAGCCCAGGCATCCGGAGTTGATGACCCCATTTACCTGGATTCCCATCAGGCCATGATTGGCCATGAACAATTAGCCTGGCTGGAAGACAAAGTTGCTGAAAAGCCTGATGGATGGCATCTGATCGGTAATCAGGTGTTGTTTTCTTTGCCGCATGCAGCAGGGAGAAAACCGAATATGGACTCGTGGGCTGGTTACCCTACCGAACGACTGCAGATTATCAACTGGCTTTCCGACCCCAAGGTGCAAAATGTGATTTTTCTGACGGGTGATAGTCACAGCTCCTGGGCATTCGAGGTCCCACGGTCCATTGCGGATTACCGTACGTCGCACCGCTCACTGGCAGTGGAATTTGCAACACCATCCATTACCTCTGCGAATGCCGATGAGAGCATTCCCTTGGATACAGTTTTGGTAATTGAGCAGAACATGATGCGGGATACGCTCAATGCACCAATGAAATACATCGACTTACACGATCATGGATACATTTTACTGCGGATCAGACCAACGGAAATTGCTGCCGAATACCGCTATGTTGACCGTATCAATGCGCCATCGATCCATCAGAATACAGCAGCCGTCTGGAGGGTATTGAAAGGCTCGTCTTTTCTATCAAGGTGAGTCGTTGGGTATAGCATTTAAAAGCATATCCTGCCACTCCTTGATCTTGAGCATGCATTCGATAGGTGTCATGCGATGGAGGTCTGATTCTTCGATGGCCTGACGCAGGGCTTCCAGTTCAGGGTTGCTGGTCTCGAAGATATTGAGCTGCATAGGCTGGGGGAGCGTTGGGATCCCAGTTTTCACCGGTTTGTTCTGTGAGTGAGTCCTTTGTTCCAACTGTACTAGCAGCTGTTCCGCACGTTGAATCACTATCCGGGGCATTCCTGCCATGCGCGCTACATGGATGCCAAAACTGTGGCTTGACCCGCCAGGTACCAATTTTCGCAGGAAAATGATCTTTGCACCGATCTCTTTAACAGCCACATTGAAATTTTTAATGCGCACGTATCGGTCTGTAAGTTCATTCAATTCATGGTAGTGGGTCGCGAACAATGTTTTAGCCCGGGCATATTCATTTTCATGGAGGTATTCTGCAATCGACCAGGCGATGGAAATTCCATCGTAAGTGCTGGTGCCGCGGCCGATCTCGTCCATCAGGATCAGACTGCGGTTCGTGATGTTGTTCAGGATGTTGGCTGTCTCATTCATTTCCACCATGAAAGTGGATTCTCCCGAGGAAATGTTGTCTGAAGCGCCCACCCGGGTGTAGATCCGGTCCAGCAACCCGATACGTGCATATCCGGCCGGAACAAAGCTGCCCATTTGAGCCATCAGGCAGATCAGGGCTGTTTGGCGGAGAACAGCTGATTTACCGGACATATTGGGCCCGGTGATCATCAGGATTTGTTGCTGGTCATTGTCGAGGAAAATGTCATTGGGGACATATTGCTCACCCAGTGGCAATTGCTGTTCAATGACCGGATGCCGCCCCTCTTTGATGTCAATGATGTAGTTTTCATCGATGATCGGTTTGACATAACGGAATTTTTCCGCATTGCGTGCAAAAGCCAGCAGACAATCCAGTTTGGCAATGGTGCGGGCATTGTGCTGAATCGGCTCCACATATTCCAGTAATTCGGTGAGAAGTTCCCGGAATATGGTTTCTTCCAGAGCCTGAATACGTTCTTCAGCCCCCAGTATCCTGGTCTCCAGATGTTTCAGTTCGTCGGTGACATACCTTTCAGCATTAGTCAGGGTTTGCTTGCGCACCCAATGATCCGGGATCAGACCGGCATCCTTGTATTTATTGGTTACCTCCAGATAATAACCAAAAACATTATTGAAGCCGATTTTCAGGTTGGTGATACCGGTTGCAGCTGATTCCTTGGTTTGTATGTCCAGCAACAACTCCTTGCTGTGTCCGATGACATGTCTGAGGTCGTCCAGCTCTTCATTTACACCCGGGCGGATCACCTGTCCCTTTTGGATCTGGACCGGGGGATCTTCCTGGAGCAGCGCCCCGATGCGGTCCCGGATATTAGAGCATAGTTGGAGGTTGTCCGCGATGGAGACCAGAACCGGATCTTTGGTATCCATCAAATTTTGTTGCACCGGTTCCAGGATCCTGAGTGATTTTTTCAGTTGGTTGACTTCACGTGGATTGACTTTTCCCACGGAAACTTTGGAGATCAGGCGTTCCAGGTCACCAATTTGCAGGATGAGCTGGGTCAATTCATCTCGCAGCGCAGGATGCTCATAAAAATAGCCTACCTGAGCCAAACGGCGCTGGATGGCATTGACTGAGAGGAGGGGAAAGAGGATCCACCTTCGCAAGAGTCGGGCGCCCATGGGTGATACGGTCTCATCCAGAATGTCCACCAAAGCTTTACCTCCCTCGCCCTGACTGCGCAATAATTCCAGGTTTCGAATGGTAAATTTATCCAGCCACACATAATCGCCTTCCTGCAATCGTCTCAATGCCGTTATGTGTGCCAGTTGATTGTTTTCAGTACTGGACAGGTAATGCAAAGTAGCGCCGGCAGCAATTTGCCCGGCTTCAAGGTCTTCCACGCCAAACCCCTTCAGCGTGGCAACCTGAAAATGGTCAAGTAATTT harbors:
- a CDS encoding cytochrome-c peroxidase; translation: MRPRLLFFIIVTILSFTQCKKDSISTSNELDDALTSLIRNASPNGSLSYFVLPSNTDYATIPQDPRNGLSESKVLLGEFLFHETHLAEGAKYASGIHTYSCATCHHSAAGFQSGMRQAISDGGMGFGFRGESRVPNPDYPFDSLDVQPIRTPSAMNGAYQEVTLWNGQFGGTGMNVGTEASWTAKTPKEANLLGYEGLETQAIAGLNVHRMVVDRSWIESMPVYKDLFDKAFPEMVENERYHRITAGLAIAAYERTLLSNQAPFQKWLQGDDSALTTEEKEGAVLFFGKANCVSCHTGPALNSMAFYALGIDDLAGSGVYGNFEEDKTNFGRGGFTGKEEDMFKFKVPQLYNLADVKFFGHGGTFKSLEEIIQYKNAAQPTNHNVPANQLAKDFQPLGLTPKEVQAIATFIRDGLYDSNLKRYVPQTLPSGYCFPNNDLQSKADMGCN
- a CDS encoding DUF4062 domain-containing protein — protein: MIRTPDQRVRVFVSSTLHELAVERQAVKQAIEKLRLIPVLFELSARHHPPQDLYRDYLNQSDVFVGVYWQKYGWVAPDMNISGLEDEYRIALDKPKLIYVKQASERELRLNHLLEEIQSSNALCYRPFTSQEELLDLVENDLAIMLSEHFQSNNQDDQPPSYYKFDVPTMADALIGRQKDIEQLREMFTSAQCRLITICGAGGTGKTRLAIETARQLKTNFSNGVVFVGLEAISEPGLVPAAISRSLPIMDSGKQAVSETLMSWLSDKEMLLVLDNMEQITESSHFIGDLIQRCPRVHLLITSRTPLHLRYEQIYPLEPLPTPADIQPEKLEDNPAVQLFIQRVREVNPRMAFGKEDMLAIQKICNQLDGLPLAIELAALRTRYVNPSMMIRMIHSSLDLAAQGPVNLPTRQKTLRNTIDWSVQLLSENERQFFYSLAIYHGGWTLEAVAQLQTRFFGEIMPMDIMDRMIDLGLIYRKFSPYQLRYDWLMTIREYATEGFNKAGEQQDKLKNYYQYYADLTQKYDPLLRGLSDFSYVQIINEEFENIRAAFNLAIRFEDWRTAWKFPGALSMYWLSVGKISEAVEWMDRANIRINYPIDDLSGEDQALFGRAIQIKGLIRYLSGRFDQAVKELQISVNAFTSLQDKRGQAIGYAYMGMSGLSINHPDTERWFLQAIDLGKASNERFSQILSKTFLAEFRLAQNRLAEAFQLLDEAEALCRQGYEMYLSVTYVVKAATLLALGDPQKALPFYEESLVRYVQSSFKATNGWALVGAAFCHMWMNNYSKAISYFREAIENGRNSGDVVMILVPAMGLGIIQTLIGEPEKGIALYKEAYKEFIATDYKPWKVIEMTIRKIEELIADQLNDKNDYPVYASGIDQLFQLAMQVQAK
- a CDS encoding DUF1080 domain-containing protein, with amino-acid sequence MRAIKAQNVTITVKLIFTLLIFNLAYADVFGQQRKPEETEVWEPVPPVVTPGVGNQPPSDAIVLFDGKNLDAWESVRDKSPAPWMVMEGYVMVKPGSGPIQTKASFGSCQLHLEWKTPIDTAGKHSQERGNSGVFLQSRYEVQVLDNYRNRTYSNGQAASIYKQAIPQVNACLPPGDWQSYDIYYNAPQFDAMGKLTKPAYVTVVQNGVLVENHFEIKGNTLYIGDPEYSAHGNLPLQLQDHGNFMAFRNIWIRNIQD
- a CDS encoding alkaline phosphatase D family protein — translated: MWYILVTSKKKSFWHLAVVFLLGLLSCAPKPNGPVTIPVHTGTEALLNPALKPFYHGVASGDPTQHGVILWTRITPDNFMKHIDVEWELATDRHCEEIVQSGTVRTSPDKDYTVHIPVTALTPGQYYYYRFRSLGVQSVIGRTRTMPEELVPEMNLAVVSCSNYEAGYFNAYGLIAEIDDIAAVVHLGDYIYEYGTGVYGNKALNRKNIPPYEIFRLNDYRTRYAQYHLDPDLMRLHQMVPFITIWDDHEIANNSYTTGAKNHQPEEGDYNLRKEAAEQAYYEWLPITPDLKHLYRSTDLGALGTLYMLDERLTARTAQASGVDDPIYLDSHQAMIGHEQLAWLEDKVAEKPDGWHLIGNQVLFSLPHAAGRKPNMDSWAGYPTERLQIINWLSDPKVQNVIFLTGDSHSSWAFEVPRSIADYRTSHRSLAVEFATPSITSANADESIPLDTVLVIEQNMMRDTLNAPMKYIDLHDHGYILLRIRPTEIAAEYRYVDRINAPSIHQNTAAVWRVLKGSSFLSR
- the mutS gene encoding DNA mismatch repair protein MutS; the encoded protein is MQQYSLLKGQYPDAILLYRVGDFYETFGEDAVKTADVLGIVLTARNNGGSDVELAGFPYHALDMYLPRLVKAGYRVAICEQLEQPSKEKKIVKRGVTEMVTPGLALNDNLLDFKENNYLACYFHAGKQEDAIAFLDISTGEFYIAEGNTASISKLLQSFSPAEVILPKGSVQSFKQHFGEAYYTYGLDEWIFTTEFTRQKLLDHFQVATLKGFGVEDLEAGQIAAGATLHYLSSTENNQLAHITALRRLQEGDYVWLDKFTIRNLELLRSQGEGGKALVDILDETVSPMGARLLRRWILFPLLSVNAIQRRLAQVGYFYEHPALRDELTQLILQIGDLERLISKVSVGKVNPREVNQLKKSLRILEPVQQNLMDTKDPVLVSIADNLQLCSNIRDRIGALLQEDPPVQIQKGQVIRPGVNEELDDLRHVIGHSKELLLDIQTKESAATGITNLKIGFNNVFGYYLEVTNKYKDAGLIPDHWVRKQTLTNAERYVTDELKHLETRILGAEERIQALEETIFRELLTELLEYVEPIQHNARTIAKLDCLLAFARNAEKFRYVKPIIDENYIIDIKEGRHPVIEQQLPLGEQYVPNDIFLDNDQQQILMITGPNMSGKSAVLRQTALICLMAQMGSFVPAGYARIGLLDRIYTRVGASDNISSGESTFMVEMNETANILNNITNRSLILMDEIGRGTSTYDGISIAWSIAEYLHENEYARAKTLFATHYHELNELTDRYVRIKNFNVAVKEIGAKIIFLRKLVPGGSSHSFGIHVARMAGMPRIVIQRAEQLLVQLEQRTHSQNKPVKTGIPTLPQPMQLNIFETSNPELEALRQAIEESDLHRMTPIECMLKIKEWQDMLLNAIPNDSP